In one Vidua chalybeata isolate OUT-0048 chromosome 4, bVidCha1 merged haplotype, whole genome shotgun sequence genomic region, the following are encoded:
- the GC gene encoding vitamin D-binding protein codes for MRAALALLPLLAAAQALHRGKAYVREKVCQEYRMLGKENFRTLTIIANSRKYSNGTFEEIGHLVREIVSLAETCCTDGADPSCYDAGSTALSAKSCSADSPFPAHPGTAECCAHEGLERKLCLAALRHPPQPLPRYLQPSDRELCQAFRQDPREFADRFLYEYASSYSQAPLPVLLGSTTTFLSMVSTCCISRAPTACFLKEKLERKTLSLLTLTSNRICSRFSAYGKDKVSFSYLALLAQKVPTASFEDLLPLAEDAAEVSSQCCDSVAEDCMQKKLLEHTAKVCTALSARDGRFADCCKGKNLMENHFCILAMPPAPAPKLPEASEPTNKELCAKEGALHATRFLFELARRHPSLPDAVLAKLYDSSGKLRAECCSSKDPSACLDSKRKRMEAELLPFLERANQLCGQYNTLPFLEFKKRLRESLAQAEPEAQLEQLLEQRASFASTCCLPDAPPLLCASKVSSELGEECKEESCLLG; via the exons ATGAGGGCAGCTCTGGCGCTGCTGCCGCTCTTGGCCGCTGCACAGGCATTACACCGAG GGAAAGCTTATGTCCGGGAGAAAGTCTGCCAGGAGTACAGGATGCTGGGAAAGGAGAACTTCCGAACCCT GACCATCATTGCCAACAGCCGGAAATATTCCAACGGCACCTTCGAGGAGATCGGCCACCTCGTCCGGGAAATTGTCTCCCTGGCCGAGACGTGCTGCACCGACGGGGCTGACCCCTCCTGCTACGATGCCGGG TCCACGGCGCTGTCGGCCAAATCCTGCAGCGCAGACTCGCCCTTCCCGGCGCATCCCGGCACGGCCGAGTGCTGCGCCCACGAGGGGCTGGAGAGGAAGCTGTGCCTGGCCGCCCTGCGGCACCCGCCCCAGCCGCTGCCCCGCTACCTCCAGCCCTCCGACAGGGAGCTCTGCCAGGCCTTCCGCCAGGATCCCCGGGAATTTGCCGACAG GTTTCTTTATGAGTACGCCAGCAGCTACAGCCAGGCtcccctgcctgtgctcctgggctCCACCACGACCTTCCTCTCCATGGTCTCCACCTGCTGCATCTCCCGTGCGCCCACTGCCTGCTTCCTGAAGGAG AAACTGGAGAGGAAAACCCTCTCCCTACTCACCCTGACGTCAAACCGGATTTGCTCCCGCTTCTCGGCGTACGGGAAGGACAAAGTCAGCTTCAG ctACCTGGCCTTGCTGGCTCAGAAGGTTCCCACTGCTTCCTTCGAGGACCTTCTCCCCCTGGCCGAGGACGCTGCCGAGGTGTCTTCCCAGTGCTGTGACTCGGTGGCCGAGGACTGCATGCAGAAGAAG ctcttGGAGCACACGGCCAAAGTCTGCACCGCGCTGTCGGCCCGGGACGGGCGCTTCGCCGACTGCTGCAAGGGGAAAAACCTGATGGAAAACCATTTCTGCATCCTGGCCATGCCCCCAGCGCCGGCTCCCAAGCTGCCAGAGGCATCAGAGCCGACCAACAAGGAGCTGTGTGCCAAGGAGGGGGCTCTCCATGCCACCAG GTTCCTGTTTGAGCTGGCACGGAGGCACCCCAGCCTCCCTGACGCCGTCCTCGCCAAGCTCTACGACTCCTCCGGGAAACTTCGGGCAGAATGCTGCTCCTCCAAGGACCCCTCTGCCTGCTTGGACAGCAAG CGCAAGCGGatggaagcagagctgctccccttCCTGGAAAGGGCCAACCAGCTCTGCGGGCAGTACAACACCCTGCCTTTCCTCGAGTTCAAGAAGAG GCTGCGGGAGAGCCTGGCTCAGGCCGAGCCCGAGGcgcagctggagcagctgctggagcagcgGGCGTCCTTCGCCTCCACCTGCTGCCTCCCGGACGCTCCCCCGCTCCTCTGCGCTTCCAAG gtGAGCTCGGAGCTGGGAGAAGAGTGTAAGGAGGagtcctgcctgctgggatAG
- the DCTN6 gene encoding dynactin subunit 6 produces MAEKVQKSVKIAPGAVVCVESEIRGDVTIGPRTVVHPKARIIAEAGPIVIGEGNLIEEQALIINGYPENITPESEDVEPKPMVIGTNNVFEVGCYSQAMKVGDNNVIESKAFVGRNVILTSGCIIGACCNVNTYEVIPENTVIYGADCLRRVQTERPQPQTLQLDFLMKILPNYHHLKKTTKAASTPVKS; encoded by the exons ATGGCGGAGAAGGTGCAGAAGAG CGTGAAGATCGCGCCGGGCGCCGTGGTGTGCGTGGAGAGCGAGATCCGCGGGGACGTGACCATCG ggCCCAGGACCGTGGTCCATCCCAAGGCCCGCATCATCGCCGAGGCGGGGCCCATCGTCATCGGAGAGGGGAACCTGATCGAGGAGCAGGCGCTCATCATCAACGG GTACCCAGAGAATATAACCCCAGAGAGCGAAGATGTGGAGCCCAAGCCCATGGTCATTGGCACCAACAATGTTTTTGAGGTCGGGTGCT ATTCCCAAGCGATGAAGGTGGGAGACAACAACGTCATTGAATCCAAAG CGTTTGTTGGCAGGAACGTGATCCTGACGAGCGGCTGCATCATCGGGGCCTGCTGCAACGTGAACACCTACGAGGTGATCCCGGAAAACACCGTCATCTACGGGGCCGACTGCCTGCGGCGCGTGCAGACCGAGCGGCCCCAG ccccagacGCTGCAGCTGGATTTCCTGATGAAGATCCTGCCCAACTACCACCACCTGAAGAAGACCACGAAGGCCGCGTCCACCCCTGTCAAGAGCTGA
- the RBPMS gene encoding RNA-binding protein with multiple splicing isoform X6 has product MSSVPADREGGPADTSLPEEEVRTLFVSGLPLDIKPRELYLLFRPFKGYEGSLIKLTSKQPVGFVSFDSRSEAEAAKNALNGIRFDPEIPQTLRLEFAKANTKMAKNKLVGTPNPSTPLPTAVPQFIAREPYELTVPALYPSSPEVWGPYPLYPAELAPALPPPAFTYPASLHAQMRWLPPSEAGSQGWKSRQFC; this is encoded by the exons ATGAGCAGCGTCCCCGCCGACAGGGAGGGCGGCCCCGCCGACACCAGCCTGCCCGAGGAAGAG gtGAGGACACTCTTTGTCAGCGGGTTGCCTCTGGACATCAAGCCCCGGGAACTTTACTTGCTCTTCAGACCCTTTAAG GGGTACGAAGGGTCTCTCATCAAGCTCACCTCCAAGCAG CCCGTGGGCTTCGTCAGCTTCGACAGCCGCTCCGAGGCGGAGGCAGCGAAGAACGCGCTGAAC GGCATCCGCTTCGACCCCGAGATCCCCCAGACGCTGCGGCTGGAGTTCGCCAAGGCCAACACCAAGATGGCCAAGAACAAGCTGGtgggcaccccaaatcccagcaccCCTCTCCCCACCGCCGTACCTCAGTTCATCGCCCGGGAGCCCT ATGAGCTCACAGTGCCTGCACTTTACCCCAGTAGCCCTGAAGTGTGGGGGCCGTACCCTCTGTACCCAGCGGAATTAGCACCTGCTCTACCTCCTCCTGCTTTCACCTATCCCGCTTCGCTGCACGCCCAG ATGCGCTGGCTCCCTCCCTCCGAGGCTGGTTCTCAGGGCTGGAAGTCCCGTCAGTTCTGCTGA
- the RBPMS gene encoding RNA-binding protein with multiple splicing isoform X5 produces MSSVPADREGGPADTSLPEEEVRTLFVSGLPLDIKPRELYLLFRPFKGYEGSLIKLTSKQPVGFVSFDSRSEAEAAKNALNGIRFDPEIPQTLRLEFAKANTKMAKNKLVGTPNPSTPLPTAVPQFIAREPYALAPSLRGWFSGLEVPSVLLNAGSQVCDGGLQSVLWVLMESSKVATGLTCSPQDLSVLVRMAPCGLGCFGKGAEE; encoded by the exons ATGAGCAGCGTCCCCGCCGACAGGGAGGGCGGCCCCGCCGACACCAGCCTGCCCGAGGAAGAG gtGAGGACACTCTTTGTCAGCGGGTTGCCTCTGGACATCAAGCCCCGGGAACTTTACTTGCTCTTCAGACCCTTTAAG GGGTACGAAGGGTCTCTCATCAAGCTCACCTCCAAGCAG CCCGTGGGCTTCGTCAGCTTCGACAGCCGCTCCGAGGCGGAGGCAGCGAAGAACGCGCTGAAC GGCATCCGCTTCGACCCCGAGATCCCCCAGACGCTGCGGCTGGAGTTCGCCAAGGCCAACACCAAGATGGCCAAGAACAAGCTGGtgggcaccccaaatcccagcaccCCTCTCCCCACCGCCGTACCTCAGTTCATCGCCCGGGAGCCCT ATGCGCTGGCTCCCTCCCTCCGAGGCTGGTTCTCAGGGCTGGAAGTCCCGTCAGTTCTGCTGAATGCCGG GTCTCAGGTGTGTGATGGTGGCCTACAGTCAGTCTTGTGGGTATTAATGGAGTCTTCCAAGGTGGCTACTGGGTTGACGTGCTCTCCACAGGACCTCAGTGTGCTGGTAAGGATGGCTCCCTGCGGGCTTGGCTGCTTTGGGAAGGGGGCAGAGGAGTGA
- the RBPMS gene encoding RNA-binding protein with multiple splicing isoform X4 — MKDGATSPKNSASLKRDAKPAQWLEAFVCPGGSPWAGIVPLAMGSVVYPQVRDERGSPGTSFLLFQVRTLFVSGLPLDIKPRELYLLFRPFKGYEGSLIKLTSKQPVGFVSFDSRSEAEAAKNALNGIRFDPEIPQTLRLEFAKANTKMAKNKLVGTPNPSTPLPTAVPQFIAREPYELTVPALYPSSPEVWGPYPLYPAELAPALPPPAFTYPASLHAQVSGV, encoded by the exons ATGAAGGATGGGGCCACCTCTCCCAAAAATTCAGCATCGCTCAAGCGtgatgcaaaaccagcacagtggCTTGAGGCTTTTGTCTGCCCAGGAGGTTCCCCTTGGGCTGGCATTGTCCCTCTGGCTATGGGGAGCGTGGTGTATCCCCAAGTTAGGGATGAGAGAGGGTCCCCAGGAacctcctttcttcttttccaggtGAGGACACTCTTTGTCAGCGGGTTGCCTCTGGACATCAAGCCCCGGGAACTTTACTTGCTCTTCAGACCCTTTAAG GGGTACGAAGGGTCTCTCATCAAGCTCACCTCCAAGCAG CCCGTGGGCTTCGTCAGCTTCGACAGCCGCTCCGAGGCGGAGGCAGCGAAGAACGCGCTGAAC GGCATCCGCTTCGACCCCGAGATCCCCCAGACGCTGCGGCTGGAGTTCGCCAAGGCCAACACCAAGATGGCCAAGAACAAGCTGGtgggcaccccaaatcccagcaccCCTCTCCCCACCGCCGTACCTCAGTTCATCGCCCGGGAGCCCT ATGAGCTCACAGTGCCTGCACTTTACCCCAGTAGCCCTGAAGTGTGGGGGCCGTACCCTCTGTACCCAGCGGAATTAGCACCTGCTCTACCTCCTCCTGCTTTCACCTATCCCGCTTCGCTGCACGCCCAG GTCTCAGGTGTGTGA
- the RBPMS gene encoding RNA-binding protein with multiple splicing isoform X2 — protein MKDGATSPKNSASLKRDAKPAQWLEAFVCPGGSPWAGIVPLAMGSVVYPQVRDERGSPGTSFLLFQVRTLFVSGLPLDIKPRELYLLFRPFKGYEGSLIKLTSKQPVGFVSFDSRSEAEAAKNALNGIRFDPEIPQTLRLEFAKANTKMAKNKLVGTPNPSTPLPTAVPQFIAREPYELTVPALYPSSPEVWGPYPLYPAELAPALPPPAFTYPASLHAQMRWLPPSEAGSQGWKSRQFC, from the exons ATGAAGGATGGGGCCACCTCTCCCAAAAATTCAGCATCGCTCAAGCGtgatgcaaaaccagcacagtggCTTGAGGCTTTTGTCTGCCCAGGAGGTTCCCCTTGGGCTGGCATTGTCCCTCTGGCTATGGGGAGCGTGGTGTATCCCCAAGTTAGGGATGAGAGAGGGTCCCCAGGAacctcctttcttcttttccaggtGAGGACACTCTTTGTCAGCGGGTTGCCTCTGGACATCAAGCCCCGGGAACTTTACTTGCTCTTCAGACCCTTTAAG GGGTACGAAGGGTCTCTCATCAAGCTCACCTCCAAGCAG CCCGTGGGCTTCGTCAGCTTCGACAGCCGCTCCGAGGCGGAGGCAGCGAAGAACGCGCTGAAC GGCATCCGCTTCGACCCCGAGATCCCCCAGACGCTGCGGCTGGAGTTCGCCAAGGCCAACACCAAGATGGCCAAGAACAAGCTGGtgggcaccccaaatcccagcaccCCTCTCCCCACCGCCGTACCTCAGTTCATCGCCCGGGAGCCCT ATGAGCTCACAGTGCCTGCACTTTACCCCAGTAGCCCTGAAGTGTGGGGGCCGTACCCTCTGTACCCAGCGGAATTAGCACCTGCTCTACCTCCTCCTGCTTTCACCTATCCCGCTTCGCTGCACGCCCAG ATGCGCTGGCTCCCTCCCTCCGAGGCTGGTTCTCAGGGCTGGAAGTCCCGTCAGTTCTGCTGA
- the RBPMS gene encoding RNA-binding protein with multiple splicing isoform X3, which produces MKDGATSPKNSASLKRDAKPAQWLEAFVCPGGSPWAGIVPLAMGSVVYPQVRDERGSPGTSFLLFQVRTLFVSGLPLDIKPRELYLLFRPFKGYEGSLIKLTSKQPVGFVSFDSRSEAEAAKNALNGIRFDPEIPQTLRLEFAKANTKMAKNKLVGTPNPSTPLPTAVPQFIAREPYALAPSLRGWFSGLEVPSVLLNAGSQVCDGGLQSVLWVLMESSKVATGLTCSPQDLSVLA; this is translated from the exons ATGAAGGATGGGGCCACCTCTCCCAAAAATTCAGCATCGCTCAAGCGtgatgcaaaaccagcacagtggCTTGAGGCTTTTGTCTGCCCAGGAGGTTCCCCTTGGGCTGGCATTGTCCCTCTGGCTATGGGGAGCGTGGTGTATCCCCAAGTTAGGGATGAGAGAGGGTCCCCAGGAacctcctttcttcttttccaggtGAGGACACTCTTTGTCAGCGGGTTGCCTCTGGACATCAAGCCCCGGGAACTTTACTTGCTCTTCAGACCCTTTAAG GGGTACGAAGGGTCTCTCATCAAGCTCACCTCCAAGCAG CCCGTGGGCTTCGTCAGCTTCGACAGCCGCTCCGAGGCGGAGGCAGCGAAGAACGCGCTGAAC GGCATCCGCTTCGACCCCGAGATCCCCCAGACGCTGCGGCTGGAGTTCGCCAAGGCCAACACCAAGATGGCCAAGAACAAGCTGGtgggcaccccaaatcccagcaccCCTCTCCCCACCGCCGTACCTCAGTTCATCGCCCGGGAGCCCT ATGCGCTGGCTCCCTCCCTCCGAGGCTGGTTCTCAGGGCTGGAAGTCCCGTCAGTTCTGCTGAATGCCGG GTCTCAGGTGTGTGATGGTGGCCTACAGTCAGTCTTGTGGGTATTAATGGAGTCTTCCAAGGTGGCTACTGGGTTGACGTGCTCTCCACAGGACCTCAGTGTGCTG gcttga
- the RBPMS gene encoding RNA-binding protein with multiple splicing isoform X1 codes for MKDGATSPKNSASLKRDAKPAQWLEAFVCPGGSPWAGIVPLAMGSVVYPQVRDERGSPGTSFLLFQVRTLFVSGLPLDIKPRELYLLFRPFKGYEGSLIKLTSKQPVGFVSFDSRSEAEAAKNALNGIRFDPEIPQTLRLEFAKANTKMAKNKLVGTPNPSTPLPTAVPQFIAREPYALAPSLRGWFSGLEVPSVLLNAGSQVCDGGLQSVLWVLMESSKVATGLTCSPQDLSVLVRMAPCGLGCFGKGAEE; via the exons ATGAAGGATGGGGCCACCTCTCCCAAAAATTCAGCATCGCTCAAGCGtgatgcaaaaccagcacagtggCTTGAGGCTTTTGTCTGCCCAGGAGGTTCCCCTTGGGCTGGCATTGTCCCTCTGGCTATGGGGAGCGTGGTGTATCCCCAAGTTAGGGATGAGAGAGGGTCCCCAGGAacctcctttcttcttttccaggtGAGGACACTCTTTGTCAGCGGGTTGCCTCTGGACATCAAGCCCCGGGAACTTTACTTGCTCTTCAGACCCTTTAAG GGGTACGAAGGGTCTCTCATCAAGCTCACCTCCAAGCAG CCCGTGGGCTTCGTCAGCTTCGACAGCCGCTCCGAGGCGGAGGCAGCGAAGAACGCGCTGAAC GGCATCCGCTTCGACCCCGAGATCCCCCAGACGCTGCGGCTGGAGTTCGCCAAGGCCAACACCAAGATGGCCAAGAACAAGCTGGtgggcaccccaaatcccagcaccCCTCTCCCCACCGCCGTACCTCAGTTCATCGCCCGGGAGCCCT ATGCGCTGGCTCCCTCCCTCCGAGGCTGGTTCTCAGGGCTGGAAGTCCCGTCAGTTCTGCTGAATGCCGG GTCTCAGGTGTGTGATGGTGGCCTACAGTCAGTCTTGTGGGTATTAATGGAGTCTTCCAAGGTGGCTACTGGGTTGACGTGCTCTCCACAGGACCTCAGTGTGCTGGTAAGGATGGCTCCCTGCGGGCTTGGCTGCTTTGGGAAGGGGGCAGAGGAGTGA